A stretch of Paenibacillus antri DNA encodes these proteins:
- a CDS encoding ABC transporter substrate-binding protein: MKGKMKLLAASVLGASLLLQACSSSSTAGGGAGGEVVKITWSTWGNPGELTRFQEFTAEFNKRHKNIQAELIPIPNDGYDQKILTQLSGNTAPDVFYSGDGLVSQLIANKSVVQLNSYMEKEGSALGPNELVDGLYGAAKLGSEIWGLTVDCNPMLLWYNKQVLLDAGISEDPATLYEQGQWNWDAFQAMTDKIKGAGKYGFVIDSWWAPYYSWVTSNGGSVYDKEGNFILNTDAKGKEAMRFLYDNIKSGGFTFAGSLPKGQGGDAMFMSNQLGFLGAGRWMLPVFSKNDALQYDVVPYPTNTGNKIEPAGIPTAYMVMNANTKDRDAAWVFMSEFVNKEGQTFRLQGGGNAVPSIVGVDDLVLEGNDPAHAQYFLDAREVGYALWNEEAAVPGLASEVQTKFEELWLTDVGFDAGLDNVASAAAKKIAEYRSSK; the protein is encoded by the coding sequence ATGAAAGGGAAAATGAAACTGTTGGCCGCAAGCGTGCTCGGCGCCTCTCTCCTGCTTCAAGCGTGCTCCAGCAGCTCTACGGCCGGAGGCGGAGCCGGAGGCGAGGTCGTGAAAATCACCTGGTCGACTTGGGGCAACCCGGGAGAGTTGACGCGCTTCCAGGAATTTACGGCGGAGTTCAACAAGCGTCATAAGAACATCCAGGCGGAGCTCATCCCGATCCCGAACGACGGCTACGATCAGAAGATATTAACGCAGTTGAGCGGCAATACGGCGCCGGACGTCTTTTACTCCGGGGACGGTCTCGTCTCGCAATTAATCGCCAACAAGTCGGTCGTTCAACTCAATTCATATATGGAAAAGGAAGGCAGCGCCCTCGGTCCGAACGAGCTCGTCGACGGGCTGTACGGCGCGGCGAAGCTCGGCAGCGAAATCTGGGGGCTGACGGTCGACTGCAACCCGATGCTGCTCTGGTACAACAAGCAGGTGCTGCTCGACGCGGGGATCTCCGAGGACCCTGCGACGCTGTACGAGCAAGGCCAATGGAATTGGGACGCGTTCCAAGCGATGACCGACAAAATTAAAGGCGCCGGCAAATACGGCTTCGTCATCGACTCCTGGTGGGCGCCGTACTATAGCTGGGTCACCTCGAACGGCGGCAGCGTCTACGACAAGGAAGGCAACTTTATCCTCAACACCGATGCGAAGGGCAAAGAAGCGATGCGCTTCTTGTATGACAACATCAAGTCCGGCGGGTTCACGTTCGCGGGCTCCCTGCCGAAGGGACAAGGCGGCGACGCCATGTTCATGTCGAATCAGCTCGGGTTCTTAGGCGCAGGCCGCTGGATGCTTCCCGTGTTCAGCAAGAACGATGCGCTGCAATACGACGTCGTCCCGTATCCGACCAATACGGGCAATAAAATCGAGCCGGCGGGCATCCCGACCGCCTACATGGTTATGAACGCGAATACGAAGGACCGCGACGCGGCCTGGGTGTTCATGTCCGAGTTCGTGAACAAGGAAGGCCAGACGTTCCGCTTGCAAGGCGGCGGCAACGCGGTTCCGTCCATCGTCGGCGTCGACGATCTCGTGCTCGAGGGCAACGACCCGGCGCACGCGCAGTACTTCCTGGACGCGCGGGAAGTCGGCTATGCGCTTTGGAACGAAGAAGCGGCGGTGCCGGGCCTCGCGAGCGAGGTACAAACCAAGTTCGAGGAGCTGTGGCTCACCGACGTCGGGTTCGACGCGGGCTTAGACAATGTCGCGTCCGCGGCGGCGAAGAAAATCGCGGAATACCGGTCGAGCAAGTAA
- a CDS encoding helix-turn-helix domain-containing protein — MSFNVLIVDDEPMARAGLLSMYDWDRNGFRVVGEASDGRKALQLMEEIDAHIVITDIAMPVMDGLEFARISKERFPRTKIVLLSCHNEFDYARQAMRIGVSEYLLKVRLESPLLERTLVSLREQLVAETRAGKEQALTKALERITPWESQPFAADAPAYSVAVLLFEPADCNGEADNALESARNRFYACFPEGHAARHGKDQLVCYIPESSGGRPIELPFADIQRALSERDVPLSIGLSLLQSSTAPEASFLAAYAQALEAAERRFFVGPNQIVSYSSKRSVGGRDGQRFFETMHCLKKFLSDGFMEKAHEQLVKVAGDWGSHWRRADVVDEAKQLVRLFQGEPAPLGEIDAWLDDCPDLSTLKMRVFERFDALRGRIDGGERDRTGWVQKAILYIHERYSEDLCLADVANHVSLSRNYFSDQFRRHTGLTFIDYVTMTRMAKAKELLREGRLRVYEIAERCGFNDVKHFSKQFRKYTGKPPSEYSGR, encoded by the coding sequence ATGTCGTTTAACGTATTGATCGTCGACGACGAGCCGATGGCGAGAGCCGGACTGCTCAGCATGTACGATTGGGACCGGAACGGCTTCCGCGTCGTAGGGGAAGCGTCCGACGGCCGGAAGGCGCTGCAGCTCATGGAGGAAATCGATGCGCATATCGTCATTACGGATATCGCCATGCCGGTCATGGACGGCCTCGAATTCGCCCGCATCTCGAAGGAACGATTCCCTCGAACGAAGATCGTCCTCTTAAGCTGCCACAACGAATTCGATTACGCCCGCCAAGCGATGCGCATCGGCGTCTCCGAATACTTGCTGAAGGTCCGGTTGGAGTCTCCGCTTCTCGAACGAACGCTCGTCTCGCTTCGCGAGCAGCTCGTCGCCGAGACGCGCGCGGGGAAGGAGCAGGCGCTGACGAAGGCGCTCGAACGAATTACGCCGTGGGAATCGCAGCCTTTCGCGGCGGATGCCCCGGCCTATTCGGTCGCAGTGCTGCTCTTCGAACCCGCCGACTGCAACGGCGAAGCGGACAACGCCCTCGAGTCGGCGCGCAATCGGTTCTACGCTTGCTTCCCGGAAGGGCATGCCGCGAGACACGGGAAGGACCAGCTCGTCTGCTATATCCCCGAATCGTCCGGCGGACGACCGATCGAGCTGCCGTTCGCGGACATCCAGCGCGCCTTGTCCGAACGGGACGTCCCGCTCTCGATCGGATTATCGCTCCTTCAGTCCTCGACGGCGCCCGAAGCTTCGTTCTTAGCCGCGTACGCGCAAGCGCTGGAGGCGGCGGAACGGCGCTTCTTCGTCGGCCCGAACCAGATCGTGTCGTATTCGTCCAAGCGCAGCGTCGGCGGCCGCGACGGGCAGCGATTTTTCGAAACCATGCATTGTCTTAAGAAGTTCTTGTCGGACGGATTTATGGAGAAAGCCCACGAACAGCTTGTGAAGGTCGCAGGCGATTGGGGTTCCCACTGGCGCCGCGCGGACGTCGTCGACGAGGCGAAACAGCTGGTCCGTCTATTTCAAGGCGAACCCGCGCCGCTAGGAGAGATCGATGCGTGGCTGGACGATTGCCCCGATCTCTCGACGCTCAAGATGCGCGTGTTCGAACGATTCGACGCGTTGCGGGGCCGCATCGACGGCGGAGAGCGCGACCGGACGGGGTGGGTGCAGAAGGCTATTCTGTACATCCATGAACGCTATTCCGAGGATCTTTGCTTGGCGGACGTCGCGAATCACGTCTCGCTCAGCCGCAATTACTTCAGCGACCAGTTCCGGAGGCACACCGGTCTGACGTTCATCGATTACGTCACGATGACCCGGATGGCCAAGGCCAAGGAGCTGCTGCGCGAGGGACGATTGCGGGTGTACGAAATCGCGGAGCGGTGCGGCTTCAACGACGTCAAACACTTCAGCAAGCAGTTCCGTAAGTACACCGGCAAACCCCCTTCCGAATACTCGGGACGGTGA
- a CDS encoding sensor histidine kinase, whose amino-acid sequence MARFTWPTFFRSIAGQLFLLISIGMIVPVAIGGYLSYHQSSKLVKDQVGNVASLTITQVSNKLNLMLKDLEDTSLFVLGNPVIQKAMTIDPGSAPPYDYMQVNSDAIDLLYLIHMNSTEIMDIFILDHQRKNNILGSSVVLNGLWDTPWYDRIVEADGLPVWFGIQRESFLRRADIGIPVFGMGRAIKSQETGDVIGVLFIEVRATHLTQQLNNVTFGETGYTFIVDQQNRYVYEPRGAYGEPSAFTLSSNDYYVQHNGQETLLLPDRLMNGWYVTGVVPIEELNEGSNQIRSLTLMILVCSVLFALSMGALVTFRVGRPLIQLSRLMQRGASGDLRVRSGFTSRDEIGKLGRSFDRMLEQIALLMKEMKTEQAEKKKAEIRAMRYQINPHFLYNTLNTVRHLARFNRMEDVNRSIANLIPLLEASIERNGTFVPLGEELDLLEKYMVIQQYRYFDRRLELRIRCPGYLQSIMIPRMLLQPIVENAVFHGIAPKDGPGAIELDVAEDGAYVVIRIADDGVGIEPERLGGLLSEQSTSARGMTKIGLFHAHQAIRLFYGSDCGLDIRSVPGEGTTVTIRLHKSVPKEERYVV is encoded by the coding sequence TTGGCAAGATTTACGTGGCCGACGTTTTTTCGCTCCATCGCGGGCCAGCTGTTCCTTCTCATCTCGATCGGCATGATCGTGCCGGTCGCCATCGGCGGATACCTCAGCTATCATCAATCCTCGAAACTCGTTAAGGATCAAGTCGGGAACGTCGCCTCGCTGACGATCACGCAAGTCAGCAATAAGCTGAACCTGATGCTGAAGGACCTCGAAGATACCTCCCTCTTCGTGCTCGGCAACCCCGTCATTCAGAAAGCGATGACGATCGACCCGGGATCGGCCCCGCCTTACGACTATATGCAAGTGAACAGCGACGCCATAGACTTGTTATATTTGATCCATATGAATTCTACCGAGATCATGGACATTTTCATCCTCGATCACCAGCGTAAGAACAATATTCTTGGCTCCAGCGTCGTATTGAACGGGCTGTGGGACACCCCCTGGTACGACCGAATCGTCGAAGCCGACGGACTGCCCGTCTGGTTCGGCATTCAGCGCGAGTCCTTCTTGCGCCGCGCGGACATCGGCATTCCGGTCTTCGGCATGGGCCGCGCGATCAAAAGCCAGGAAACCGGCGACGTCATCGGCGTCCTCTTCATCGAAGTGCGCGCGACGCACCTGACGCAGCAGTTGAACAACGTCACCTTCGGCGAGACGGGGTATACGTTCATCGTCGACCAACAGAACCGATACGTATACGAGCCCCGTGGGGCATACGGCGAGCCTTCGGCCTTCACCCTCTCCTCCAACGACTACTACGTTCAACATAACGGCCAAGAGACGCTGCTCCTTCCCGACCGACTCATGAACGGCTGGTACGTGACCGGCGTCGTCCCGATCGAGGAGCTGAACGAAGGCTCCAACCAGATCCGCAGCCTGACGCTTATGATTCTGGTCTGCTCCGTCCTCTTCGCGCTATCGATGGGCGCGCTCGTCACGTTCCGCGTCGGTCGGCCGCTCATTCAGCTCAGCCGTCTCATGCAGCGAGGCGCTTCGGGCGACCTGCGCGTCCGCAGCGGCTTCACGTCGCGCGACGAGATCGGCAAGCTCGGACGCAGCTTCGACCGCATGCTCGAACAGATCGCCCTGCTCATGAAGGAGATGAAGACCGAGCAGGCCGAGAAGAAGAAGGCCGAAATTCGGGCCATGCGCTACCAGATTAACCCTCACTTCCTCTACAACACGCTAAATACGGTACGCCATCTCGCCCGCTTCAACCGAATGGAAGACGTCAACCGATCGATCGCCAACCTCATCCCGCTGCTCGAGGCTAGCATCGAGCGCAACGGCACCTTCGTGCCGCTCGGCGAGGAGTTGGATTTATTGGAAAAGTATATGGTCATTCAACAATATCGGTACTTCGACCGCCGCCTGGAACTGCGAATCCGTTGTCCCGGGTACCTGCAGTCGATAATGATCCCTAGAATGCTGCTTCAGCCGATCGTGGAAAACGCCGTCTTCCACGGCATCGCTCCCAAAGACGGCCCGGGCGCGATCGAGCTGGACGTCGCCGAGGACGGCGCGTACGTCGTCATTCGCATCGCGGACGACGGGGTCGGCATCGAACCGGAACGTCTCGGCGGGCTGCTGTCGGAGCAGTCCACGTCCGCGAGGGGCATGACGAAGATCGGCTTGTTTCATGCTCATCAAGCCATCCGACTGTTCTACGGGTCCGACTGCGGCCTGGACATTCGAAGCGTCCCCGGGGAAGGCACGACCGTTACGATTCGTCTTCACAAGAGCGTACCGAAGGAGGAACGTTATGTCGTTTAA
- a CDS encoding DUF2759 family protein has protein sequence MNFDPFDIFMILFTVLSVFALLRAVQHKNKFAAGFSALVLLVFLFTDLVMVLNWFNALDDVMAAIGLA, from the coding sequence TTGAATTTCGATCCATTTGATATTTTCATGATCTTGTTTACCGTATTGTCGGTATTCGCGCTCTTGCGCGCGGTGCAGCATAAGAATAAGTTCGCCGCCGGCTTCAGCGCGCTCGTCCTGCTCGTGTTCTTGTTCACCGATTTGGTCATGGTGCTGAATTGGTTCAACGCGTTGGACGACGTGATGGCCGCGATCGGTTTGGCGTAA
- a CDS encoding helix-turn-helix domain-containing protein, with translation MEGFMTEECSRRLPRLSFCGDFVIRGGWKLGPREIAEYEVVYFPAGSHSTYETGGRTYSLDEPCYLLTKPGETHAYVFDAEKPIRHIFCHFVLEPDGGGLSPEALPVFVRADGVPHVPALLKYIVYLTSAAAPRYQERTSALLLAVLEELSTASRAGAGFVEGKRPSVPLPITNALAEMEERLHESISIRELADRAGWSHEYFTRVFVSSLGMSPKQYVLRRRIERASELLRLQDLSVKEIAYRVGFQSEQYFSRVFVRHAGITATKYRDRHADPRILNLHLAPPNDIAAPYPLNRMFGPAFPT, from the coding sequence TTGGAGGGGTTCATGACCGAGGAGTGCTCGCGGCGGCTGCCGCGGCTGTCGTTCTGCGGCGACTTCGTCATCCGCGGCGGCTGGAAGCTCGGACCGCGAGAGATTGCCGAGTACGAAGTCGTATATTTCCCTGCCGGCTCGCATTCGACGTACGAGACCGGCGGACGGACGTATTCGTTGGATGAGCCTTGCTATTTGTTAACGAAGCCGGGGGAGACGCATGCGTACGTCTTCGATGCGGAGAAGCCGATTCGCCATATCTTTTGCCATTTCGTGTTGGAGCCGGACGGCGGCGGGCTGTCGCCCGAGGCGCTGCCGGTCTTCGTTCGGGCCGACGGCGTTCCGCATGTTCCGGCGTTGCTGAAATATATCGTCTATCTGACAAGCGCGGCCGCGCCGCGATATCAAGAACGAACGTCGGCGCTTCTGTTGGCCGTCCTGGAGGAGCTGAGTACGGCGTCGCGCGCCGGTGCCGGCTTCGTCGAAGGGAAGCGCCCGTCGGTCCCGCTGCCGATTACGAATGCGCTTGCGGAGATGGAGGAACGCCTTCACGAATCGATCTCGATCCGCGAGCTCGCGGATCGGGCGGGTTGGTCGCACGAGTATTTCACGCGCGTGTTCGTCTCTTCGCTCGGCATGTCGCCGAAGCAATACGTCTTGCGGCGCCGAATCGAGCGGGCCTCGGAGCTGCTGCGCCTGCAGGACTTATCGGTGAAGGAGATCGCCTACCGCGTCGGCTTCCAGAGCGAGCAGTATTTCAGCCGCGTCTTCGTGCGGCACGCGGGAATTACCGCGACGAAGTACCGGGATCGGCATGCGGACCCTCGCATTTTGAATTTGCATCTCGCGCCGCCGAACGATATCGCCGCGCCGTATCCGCTCAACCGGATGTTCGGGCCCGCGTTTCCCACGTAA
- a CDS encoding glucosamine-6-phosphate deaminase has translation MKIHVMAREEIGGFVADLFERTLASKADAVFGLTTGNTPLETGVYRELVRREREGRLDFRRCSFVNPDEQLGLPGTHPESYYAYMRKHLFDEIRFDERRWAIPDGLAAEPEAECARMEAFIREAGGIDLQLVGIGINGHVCFIEPAPALPATCFVTGIAEVNRALYAPLFGGSLEAVPTQAITFGWGTVAKTRKLVLVAVGERKAEIVARALTGPVTTEVPATLLQLHPDAEVVLDPAAAQRLG, from the coding sequence GTGAAAATCCATGTCATGGCGCGCGAGGAGATCGGCGGCTTCGTCGCCGACTTGTTCGAGCGAACGCTGGCGAGCAAGGCGGACGCCGTCTTCGGACTAACGACGGGCAATACGCCGCTGGAGACGGGCGTCTACCGCGAGCTGGTCCGCCGGGAACGGGAGGGGCGGCTCGACTTCCGGCGGTGCTCGTTCGTGAACCCCGACGAGCAGCTGGGCCTGCCGGGAACCCACCCGGAGAGCTATTACGCCTACATGCGGAAGCACCTGTTCGACGAGATTCGGTTCGACGAGCGCCGATGGGCGATCCCGGACGGCTTGGCGGCGGAACCGGAGGCGGAGTGCGCGAGGATGGAGGCGTTCATCCGCGAGGCGGGAGGCATCGATCTGCAGCTGGTCGGGATCGGCATCAACGGGCATGTTTGCTTCATCGAACCGGCTCCGGCGCTGCCGGCGACTTGCTTCGTGACGGGCATCGCGGAGGTGAATCGGGCGTTGTACGCGCCACTGTTCGGCGGCTCGCTCGAAGCCGTGCCGACGCAGGCGATCACGTTCGGCTGGGGCACCGTGGCGAAAACCCGCAAGCTCGTCCTCGTCGCCGTCGGGGAACGGAAGGCGGAGATCGTGGCGCGCGCGTTGACGGGCCCCGTCACGACGGAGGTGCCGGCTACGCTGCTTCAGCTGCATCCGGACGCGGAGGTCGTCCTCGACCCGGCCGCAGCGCAACGATTGGGGTAA
- a CDS encoding sugar phosphate isomerase/epimerase family protein — protein MKLGVFSVLFAQKSLEEALDYIAASGLGAVEIGTGGYPGKAHADPDVLLADEGKLKAFKQAVESRGLIISALSVHGNPLHPQKAIAKEFHDDLIKTIELAQRLEVPVVNTFSGCPGDHEDAKYPNWPVAPWPNDYQEILKWQWEEKLIPYWKETGDFAAARNVKIGLELHGGFSVHTPATMLRLREATSEAIGANLDPSHLWWQGIDPVAAIRYLGQAGAIHHFHAKDTSLEQSNVNKYGVTDMQSYTQMFDRAWQFRTVGFGHSMKEWADIISALRLVGYDYVVSIEHEDGLMSVEEGFTKAVGNLQSILIREPLGEMWWV, from the coding sequence TTGAAATTAGGCGTATTTAGCGTATTGTTCGCCCAGAAGTCTCTCGAGGAAGCGCTCGATTACATCGCGGCCAGCGGTCTCGGCGCGGTCGAGATCGGTACCGGCGGCTACCCGGGCAAGGCGCATGCCGACCCGGACGTCTTGCTCGCCGACGAAGGCAAGCTGAAAGCATTCAAACAAGCGGTCGAGTCCCGCGGCCTCATTATTAGCGCGCTTAGCGTACACGGCAACCCGCTGCATCCGCAGAAGGCGATCGCCAAGGAATTCCACGATGATCTCATCAAGACGATCGAGCTCGCGCAACGGCTCGAGGTGCCCGTCGTCAACACGTTCTCCGGCTGCCCGGGGGACCATGAAGACGCGAAGTACCCGAACTGGCCGGTCGCGCCGTGGCCGAACGATTATCAAGAGATTTTGAAGTGGCAGTGGGAAGAGAAGCTCATCCCGTACTGGAAGGAAACCGGCGACTTCGCCGCCGCCCGCAACGTGAAGATCGGCCTCGAGCTGCACGGCGGCTTCTCCGTCCATACGCCGGCGACGATGCTCCGCTTGCGCGAGGCGACGAGCGAAGCGATCGGCGCGAACCTCGATCCGTCCCACCTGTGGTGGCAGGGCATCGATCCGGTCGCGGCGATCCGTTACCTCGGCCAGGCCGGAGCGATCCATCACTTCCACGCGAAGGATACGTCGCTCGAGCAGAGCAACGTCAACAAGTACGGCGTTACCGACATGCAATCGTACACGCAGATGTTCGATCGCGCATGGCAGTTCCGCACGGTCGGCTTCGGCCACAGCATGAAGGAATGGGCGGACATCATCTCCGCGCTCCGTCTCGTCGGCTACGACTACGTCGTATCGATCGAGCACGAGGACGGCCTCATGTCCGTCGAAGAGGGCTTCACGAAAGCCGTGGGCAACCTCCAGTCGATTCTCATCCGCGAGCCGCTCGGCGAGATGTGGTGGGTGTAA